Proteins from one Mercurialis annua linkage group LG7, ddMerAnnu1.2, whole genome shotgun sequence genomic window:
- the LOC126655950 gene encoding calcium uniporter protein 2, mitochondrial-like — translation MEFKKTLAQSIFKITKMTNQSLTNCRISNPAILRQLPAKSNIAPDPGDNGIFRRLFHKRAMFQPSISPEVRSFPTGDNLIEKLRSFDIAKDRIRLDGLIAPEIKYSPEKKADLTVADAKKLLRAAQMEMVKSKLRNVESNWVGYSEFVRICGDGCSNPEEGIRVAKNLDESGSVIVLGDVVFLKPEQVVKAIGGLIPLPATNPNDPRRQELEELEKQKSEIDKKADILVRRELWSGLGYMVVQTAAFMRLTFWELTWDVMEPICFYVTSMYCMAGYAFFLRTSKEPSFEGFYQSRFHSKQKKLMKLHNFDSERYNQLLKICYPSSSISVPSASSAGHVSAIAAF, via the exons ATGGAGTTCAAGAAAACCCTAGCTCAAAGCATTTTCAAAATCACCAAAATGACAAATCAATCCCTGACCAACTGCCGTATTTCCAACCCTGCCATCCTCCGTCAACTCCCGGCGAAATCCAACATTGCTCCCGATCCCGGAGATAACGGAATATTCCGCCGGTTGTTCCACAAACGAGCTATGTTCCAGCCTTCGATCTCGCCGGAGGTCCGGTCATTTCCGACCGGAGATAATCTGATTGAGAAGCTCAGGTCGTTCGACATTGCGAAGGATAGAATCAGATTGGACGGGTTGATAGCACCGGAGATTAAATACTCTCCCGAGAAGAAGGCGGATTTGACGGTGGCGGACGCTAAGAAACTGCTGAGAGCTGCGCAAATGGAGATGGTGAAATCGAAGCTGAGAAATGTGGAGAGTAATTGGGTTGGTTACTCGGAGTTTGTTCGGATCTGCGGAGACGGGTGTTCGAATCCGGAAGAAGGAATTCGGGTCGCCAAAAACTTAGACGAATCCGGGTCGGTTATTGTTCTGGGCGACGTGGTGTTTCTTAAACCCGAACAG GTAGTAAAAGCAATTGGAGGACTAATCCCATTACCAGCAACAAACCCAAATGATCCAAGAAGACAAGAGCTAGAGGAATTGGAGAAACAAAAATCCGAAATCGACAAAAAAGCCGATATCCTTGTTCGTCGAGAATTATGGAGCGGCCTAGGTTATATGGTTGTTCAAACAGCAGCTTTCATGAGGTTAACATTTTGGGAACTAACATGGGATGTGATGGAGCCAATTTGCTTCTATGTTACTTCCATGTATTGCATGGCAGGTTATGCATTTTTCCTCAGGACATCAAAAGAGCCATCTTTTGAAGGTTTTTATCAGAGCAGGTTTCATTCCAAGCAGAAGAAGCTAATGAAGCTTCATAATTTCGATTCCGAACGGTATAATCAGCTTCTGAAAATTTGTTATCCGTCGTCGTCGATATCGGTGCCGTCTGCTTCTTCTGCAGGGCATGTTTCTGCAATTGCTGCATTCTAA